A genome region from Lytechinus pictus isolate F3 Inbred chromosome 14, Lp3.0, whole genome shotgun sequence includes the following:
- the LOC129276801 gene encoding WAP four-disulfide core domain protein 3-like, whose protein sequence is MFRSLMFITLLVFVSTAVAAPAAASNPGTCPASSGGFGTCSEDCSSDADCASTTQKCCSNGCGHQCMNAIQASNPGTCPASSGGFGTCSEDCSSDADCASTTQKCCSNGCGHQCMTAIQVHDVFCPAEVSNSTVNCSSDGDCATNQKCCDNGTNNVCANSTDEKPGSCPANEEGGVGICIHDCDGDAGCDGNKKCCSNGCGDVCRAPVKPGSCPQFGDFGICVQDCEEDFDCPDAKRCCGTGCGKVCANPE, encoded by the exons atGTTTCGTTCCTTGATGTTCATCACCTTATTGGTCTTCGTTTCCACTGCAGTTGCCGCTC CTGCTGCTGCTAGCAATCCAGGGACTTGTCCCGCAAGTAGTGGTGGCTTCGGTACATGCTCCGAAGATTGCTCCAGTGATGCGGACTGTGCCTCCACTACTCAAAAGTGTTGCTCGAACGGATGTGGTCACCAGTGTATGAATGCAATTCAag cttctaatcCAGGGACTTGTCCCGCTTCAAGTGGTGGCTTTGGTACATGCTCTGAAGATTGCTCCAGTGATGCGGACTGTGCCTCCACTACTCAAAAGTGTTGCTCGAACGGATGTGGTCACCAGTGTATGACTGCAATTCAag ttCACGATGTATTCTGTCCCGCGGAGGTTTCAAACTCCACCGTTAATTGTAGCAGCGATGGTGATTGTGCGACCAACCAGAAGTGTTGCGACAATGGAACTAATAATGTGTGCGCAAACTCCACAG atgagaAGCCGGGAAGTTGCCCAGCAAATGAGGAAGGTGGTGTTGGGATCTGTATCCATGATTGTGATGGCGATGCAGGGTGTGATGGTAATAAGAAATGCTGTTCCAATGGATGCGGGGATGTGTGCAGGGCGCCAG tAAAACCGGGCAGTTGTCCTCAATTTGGTGACTTCGGGATATGTGTCCAAGACTGTGAGGAGGATTTCGATTGCCCGGATGCCAAGAGATGTTGTGGCACCGGATGCGGTAAAGTGTGCGCCAACCCAG AATAA